The following are from one region of the Nicotiana tabacum cultivar K326 chromosome 3, ASM71507v2, whole genome shotgun sequence genome:
- the LOC107825475 gene encoding putative CoA ligase CCL11: MDQLKPSSVNSCPLTPLTFLERAAIAYGESTSIVYNSTTYTWSETFARCLRLASSISSLVGIKKGQVVSVLAPNIPQTLELQFAVPMAGAVLNNINTRLDAKTTSVLLQHSESKLLFVDYQLYSLALDSISLFPSNANPPILVLIEDENSVPFSRILNLHECTYESMVVKGDSNFIWVRPENDWDPMTLNYTSGTTSSPKGVVHSHRSLFIITVDSLIDWYVPSQPVYLWTLPIFHSNGWSYTWGMAVVGGTNICLRKFDANVVFRAIIEHNVTHMCGAPVVLTMLANSPCATPLKYPVHFRTGGAPPPAMVVLRVEKLGFVVNHGYGMTEVAGVVVSCIWKPKWNKLNANMKAKLKSRQGIRSLGMTEVDVVNPESGVSVKRDGLTMGEIVLRGGCIMLGYLKNQEATSKCMKNDWLYTGDLAVMHPDGYLEIKDRSKDIIISGGENVSSVEVESVLYSNNFVNEAAVVARPDEFWGETPCAFLSLKMEVKQKPKEKEIVDFCRERLPHYMIPKTVIFMDELPKTATGKIQKFSLREIAKGMGSLPASRM; encoded by the coding sequence ATGGATCAATTGAAACCAAGCTCTGTAAATTCATGTCCACTTACTCCATTAACCTTCTTGGAAAGAGCTGCTATTGCTTATGGGGAAAGTACTTCTATTGTCTATAACTCCACTACCTACACTTGGTCCGAAACATTTGCCCGATGCCTTCGCCTCGCTTCCTCAATTTCTTCCCTCGTTGGCATAAAAAAAGGCCAAGTTGTTTCTGTTTTGGCTCCAAATATCCCACAAACACTCGAGCTTCAATTTGCTGTCCCAATGGCTGGTGCTGTCCTAAACAACATCAACACTCGCCTCGATGCCAAGACCACCTCTGTTCTGCTCCAACATAGTGAATCCAAGCTTCTCTTTGTTGATTACCAACTATATTCTTTGGCACTTGATTCAATTTCATTGTTTCCATCTAACGCGAACCCTCCAATTCTAGTCCTCATAGAAGATGAAAACTCTGTTCCATTTTCAAGAATCTTGAATCTTCATGAATGTACTTATGAGTCAATGGTGGTGAAGGGGGATTCCAACTTCATTTGGGTTCGGCCTGAAAATGATTGGGACCCCATGACATTGAACTACACTTCTGGTACAACATCTTCACCCAAAGGAGTGGTACATTCTCATAGATCTCTTTTTATTATCACCGTTGATTCATTAATCGATTGGTACGTACCAAGTCAGCCAGTTTATCTATGGACGTTGCCAATATTCCATTCCAATGGCTGGAGTTACACATGGGGTATGGCTGTAGTTGGTGGGACCAACATTTGTCTTCGAAAATTTGACGCTAATGTTGTGTTTCGTGCCATAATCGAACACAATGTCACACATATGTGTGGTGCACCCGTGGTACTTACCATGTTAGCCAATTCACCTTGTGCTACGCCCTTGAAATATCCGGTACACTTTCGTACAGGTGGCGCTCCTCCCCCTGCCATGGTGGTTCTCCGAGTAGAAAAATTAGGATTCGTCGTGAATCACGGGTATGGCATGACGGAGGTGGCAGGGGTGGTTGTGTCATGTATTTGGAAGCCCAAGTGGAACAAATTAAACGCAAATATGAAGGCAAAATTGAAGTCAAGACAAGGAATTAGGAGCTTAGGAATGACAGAAGTGGACGTAGTGAATCCAGAATCTGGAGTGAGTGTGAAGAGAGATGGATTAACAATGGGGGAAATTGTATTAAGGGGTGGATGCATAATGTTGGGTTATttaaaaaatcaagaagctacctcaaaatgcatgaaaaatgactGGCTTTATACAGGGGATTTAGCAGTAATGCACCCTGATGGGTACTTAGAAATTAAGGAtaggtcaaaagatattattattaGTGGAGGTGAGAATGTGAGCAGTGTGGAAGTAGAATCAGTGCtttattcgaacaattttgtcAATGAGGCAGCAGTTGTGGCAAGGCCAGATGAATTTTGGGGTGAAACGCCTTGTGCTTTTTTGAGTTTGAAAATGGAGGTAAAACAAAAGCCTAAGGAGAAAGAAATAGTAGACTTTTGTAGGGAAAGATTGCCTCATTATATGATACCAAAGACTGTAATTTTCATGGATGAACTTCCAAAAACAGCAACGGGGAAGATTCAGAAGTTTTCACTGAGAGAGATTGCCAAGGGAATGGGGTCTTTACCTGCCAGTCGAATGTAA
- the LOC142176364 gene encoding uncharacterized protein LOC142176364 → MTNPGSVTRLHKSEDRRFMYVFIALNASIIGWKYCYPIVVVDGTFLKSSHRGIMLTASVQDAADSENDASWEWFFEMFRQAFGERERMCIVSDRHASILRGASIVYPEVSHCVCIFHLWNNIKKQFKKNRDRLREVFLQWPEHTKLKILIASWKIWTTLIRGSMVMTSNIAESLNARNREARELPIMSLLDYMMNLVIEWNNTNRMTAMSTFIDIGQKYHEVLKENSYLSQKMTVKPSTDYVYVVMDTEQRRNIVCMQKRECSCKRFQVDEIPCPHAMVVLDYSHMEAPKYCFAYYTKEYFKKTYEVPVNPLPDETTWDLPTKVLDNMVLPPIVKGKPGRPTKSRRKGLYEYLYIETVTCGLCGKQGHNRRTCRNAEDN, encoded by the exons atgacaaatccTGGTTCTGTCACAAGGTTACATAAATCAGAGGACAGACGCTTCATGTATGTTTTTATTGCACTAAATGCATCAATCATAGGATGGAAATACTGTTACCCTATCGTAGTGGTTGATGGGACATTCCTCAAATCATCACACAGAGGAATAATGTTAACAGCTAGTGTACAAGATGCAGCAG ATTCTGAAAATGATGCTTCCTGGGAATGGTTTTTTGAAATGTTTAGACAGGCTTTTGGGGAAAGGGAAAGGATGTGCATCGTATCGGATCGTCATGCAAGCATATTGAGGGGTGCTTCGATTGTGTATCCAGAGGTATCTCACTGTGTATGCATCTTTCATCTTTGGAATAACATAAAGAAGCAGTTCAAGAAGAACCGTGACCGGCTGAGGGAAGTATTTTTGCAATGGCCAGAGCATACAAAATTGAAGATTTTAATCGCCTCATGGAAGATATGGACAACATTGATAAGAGG ATCCATGGTGATGACTTCAAATATTGCCGAGTCACTCAATGCAAGGAATAGAGAGGCAAGAGAGCTACCAATCATGAGTTTGCTAGATTACATGATGAATTTGGTTATAGAATGGAATAATACGAATAGAATGACTGCAATGAGTACATTTATTGATATAGGACAAAAATATCATGAAGTACTTAAGGAAAATAGCTATTTGTCGCAGAAGATGACG GTGAAGCCTTCAACCGATTATGTATATGTAGTAATGGATACTGAACAAAGGCGTAACATAGTCTGCATGCAAAAAAGAGAATGCTCGTGCAAACGATTTCAAGTAGATGAGATTCCTTGTCCACATGCTATGGTAGTATTGGACTACTCACACATGGAAGCACCCAAATATTGTTTTGCCTATTACACCAAGGAATACTTCAAGAAGACATATGAAGTGCCAGTTAATCCACTTCCTGATGAAACTACATGGGACCTTCCAACAAAGGTGCTAGATAATATGGTCCTACCACCGATAGTGAAGGGCAAACCAGGAAGACCGACGAAGTCGCGACGCAAGGGACTTTATGAATATCTGTATATTGAAACTGTTACATGTGGACTGTGTGGAAAACAAGGACATAACAGAAGAACATGCAGGAATGCTGAAGACAACTAG